A single region of the Streptomyces vilmorinianum genome encodes:
- a CDS encoding GNAT family N-acetyltransferase: MDTHASPVRLEPWSEGDFGLLRAMNAPELMEHLGGPESEEALAKRHERYVRLSADRTSAGLMFRIVLLPEEVAVGGIGFWKQTWDGEPVYETGWTVLPGFQGRGVASAATRAVAALARAERTYRFLHAFPSTENGASNAVCRKAGFELLGEREFEYPPGHPLRCNDWRLDLEGL; encoded by the coding sequence ATGGACACCCACGCCTCGCCCGTACGCCTGGAGCCTTGGTCCGAGGGGGACTTCGGCCTGCTGCGCGCCATGAACGCGCCGGAGCTCATGGAGCACCTGGGTGGCCCCGAGAGCGAGGAGGCGCTTGCCAAGCGGCACGAGCGGTATGTGCGGCTGAGCGCCGACCGGACGAGCGCGGGGCTGATGTTCCGGATCGTGCTGCTCCCCGAGGAGGTCGCGGTCGGCGGCATCGGCTTCTGGAAGCAGACCTGGGACGGGGAGCCGGTGTACGAAACGGGCTGGACGGTGCTGCCGGGGTTCCAGGGGCGGGGCGTCGCGAGCGCCGCCACGCGTGCGGTGGCGGCGCTGGCGCGGGCCGAGCGTACGTACCGCTTCCTGCACGCCTTTCCGTCGACGGAGAACGGGGCGTCGAACGCGGTGTGCCGCAAGGCCGGCTTCGAGCTGCTCGGTGAGCGTGAGTTCGAGTACCCGCCGGGCCATCCGCTGCGCTGCAACGACTGGCGTCTGGACCTGGAGGGCCTCTAG
- a CDS encoding ABC transporter substrate-binding protein, whose amino-acid sequence MSDAGAAGVWGFTDDRGTALTAVRPPGRVVAYVRAGAGLLDLGVTPVAVYGSAHDGAALDPVKAGELEAAGVAYLGPGRAVDEEALRSLRPDLIVDVTYDGKSPYALDEAVADRVGVPLAALAVGNELGLPAIIARFGELGAGLAAAPGSMAGAGAGAGAGADPIASAEAALRAAATRSDRTVLALSGAGPDQVHLARPHAWPELARLQELGVRLLDPGPGPGASWLTADWEHAAALNPDLVLYDSRANAVGPEVFPPVGHARVAPWNPEMPPSPAAYARFFAALTEELQL is encoded by the coding sequence ATGTCGGACGCAGGGGCCGCAGGAGTGTGGGGGTTCACCGACGACAGGGGTACGGCGCTGACGGCCGTACGCCCGCCCGGGCGGGTGGTGGCCTACGTACGGGCCGGGGCGGGGCTTCTGGATCTCGGGGTGACGCCCGTGGCGGTGTACGGCTCCGCGCACGACGGGGCGGCGCTCGACCCGGTCAAGGCGGGGGAGCTGGAGGCGGCCGGTGTGGCCTACCTGGGGCCGGGGCGCGCCGTGGACGAGGAGGCGCTGAGGAGCCTGCGCCCCGACCTGATCGTCGACGTCACGTACGACGGGAAGAGCCCTTACGCGCTGGACGAGGCCGTCGCCGACCGGGTGGGGGTGCCGCTGGCCGCGCTGGCGGTCGGCAACGAGCTCGGTCTGCCGGCGATCATCGCGCGCTTCGGTGAGCTGGGCGCGGGGCTCGCGGCCGCCCCTGGCTCCATGGCCGGTGCCGGTGCCGGTGCCGGTGCTGGTGCCGATCCGATCGCCTCCGCCGAGGCCGCCCTCCGGGCCGCCGCCACGCGGAGTGACCGCACCGTCCTCGCCCTGTCCGGCGCCGGCCCCGACCAGGTCCATCTGGCCCGGCCGCACGCCTGGCCCGAGCTGGCGCGGCTGCAGGAGCTCGGCGTCCGCCTGCTCGACCCCGGGCCGGGGCCCGGTGCCAGCTGGCTCACGGCCGACTGGGAGCACGCCGCCGCGCTGAATCCGGACCTGGTGCTCTACGACAGCCGCGCCAACGCCGTCGGGCCGGAGGTGTTCCCGCCCGTGGGGCACGCACGCGTGGCGCCGTGGAACCCGGAGATGCCGCCGAGCCCGGCGGCGTACGCCCGCTTCTTCGCGGCCCTCACCGAGGAGCTCCAGCTGTAG
- a CDS encoding FAD-dependent monooxygenase, with product MAHLEAAMNHLDTDVLVVGSGPTGMLLAGDLATAGLRVTVVERRPHGISNMTRAFGVHARTLEQLDARGLADELIATGTPITELRLFRRLTLDLSRLRSRFPYLLITPQYEVERLLERRALSAGVDFRYGTELRGLSQDTDQVTAELTGPDGTPLTLRARYLVGTDGVRSAVRTALGLPFPGVSVIRSIVLADVRLAEKPEGLLTVNGTGDAFAFIAPFGDGWYRVMGWNRTRQVPDSEPVDLDEVREIARLALGTDYGMHDARWISRFHSDERQAPAYRVGRVFLAGDAAHVHSPAGGQGMNTGLQDAANLSWKLAAVLRGEAPDPEALLDSYQSERHPVGAAVLRSSGTIVRLAMAHGPVLRAVRALASRFLNTVRPASAKAMGMISGIGITYGRDARRVPDLNLREGRLYELLRAGEFVLIAPEGATPDLPASPTTPTRVVRATWTDPTRRSALLVRPDGYTFR from the coding sequence ATGGCACACCTGGAGGCAGCCATGAACCACCTGGACACGGACGTTCTCGTCGTCGGCTCCGGCCCCACCGGAATGCTGCTCGCCGGCGACCTCGCCACCGCCGGCCTGCGGGTCACCGTGGTCGAGCGCCGCCCGCACGGCATCAGCAACATGACCCGCGCCTTCGGCGTCCACGCCCGCACCCTGGAGCAGCTCGACGCCCGCGGCCTCGCCGACGAACTGATCGCCACCGGCACGCCCATCACCGAGCTGCGGCTCTTCCGCCGCCTCACCCTCGACCTGTCCCGCCTCCGCTCCCGCTTCCCGTACCTCCTCATCACCCCCCAGTACGAGGTCGAGCGCCTCCTCGAGCGCCGGGCCCTGTCCGCAGGCGTGGACTTCCGGTACGGGACGGAACTGCGCGGACTGAGCCAGGACACCGACCAGGTCACCGCCGAACTCACCGGCCCCGACGGCACCCCCCTCACCCTCCGCGCCCGCTACCTCGTCGGCACCGACGGCGTGCGCAGCGCCGTGCGGACCGCCCTCGGCCTGCCCTTCCCCGGCGTCTCGGTCATCCGCTCCATCGTCCTCGCCGACGTCCGCCTCGCCGAGAAGCCCGAAGGACTGCTCACGGTCAACGGCACCGGGGACGCCTTCGCCTTCATCGCCCCCTTCGGCGACGGCTGGTACCGGGTCATGGGCTGGAACCGCACCCGCCAGGTCCCCGACAGCGAGCCCGTCGACCTCGACGAGGTCCGCGAGATCGCCCGCCTCGCGCTCGGCACCGACTACGGCATGCACGACGCCCGCTGGATCTCCCGCTTCCACAGCGACGAGCGCCAGGCCCCCGCCTACCGCGTCGGCCGGGTCTTCCTCGCAGGCGACGCCGCCCACGTCCACTCCCCCGCCGGCGGCCAGGGCATGAACACGGGCCTCCAGGACGCCGCCAACCTCTCGTGGAAGCTCGCCGCCGTCCTGCGCGGCGAGGCCCCCGACCCCGAGGCGCTCCTCGACAGCTACCAGTCCGAACGCCACCCCGTCGGCGCCGCCGTACTCCGCAGCAGCGGGACCATCGTCCGGCTCGCCATGGCCCACGGCCCCGTCCTGCGCGCCGTCCGCGCCCTCGCCTCACGCTTCCTGAACACCGTCCGCCCCGCCTCCGCCAAGGCGATGGGCATGATCAGCGGAATCGGCATCACCTACGGCCGCGACGCCCGGCGCGTCCCGGACCTGAACCTTCGGGAAGGCAGGCTCTACGAGCTGCTGCGCGCGGGCGAGTTCGTCCTGATCGCCCCCGAGGGAGCGACCCCGGACCTGCCGGCATCCCCCACCACCCCGACCCGCGTCGTACGGGCCACCTGGACCGACCCCACCCGCCGCTCGGCGCTCCTCGTCCGCCCCGACGGCTACACGTTCCGATGA
- a CDS encoding SDR family NAD(P)-dependent oxidoreductase, producing the protein MTAAGTPIAVVTGASSGIGAATAKQLAAAGYRVVLTARRKDRIEALAAEIVEAGHQATAYALDVTDREAVQTFATAFRTIAVLVNNAGGALGADPVATGDPDDWRQMYEVNVIGTLNVTQALLPALTASGDGTVVVLSSTAGHSTYEGGAGYVAAKNGARVLAETLRLEIVGTPVRVIEIAPGMVKTDEFATTRFRGDTEKAAKVYAGVAEPLTADDVADTITWACTRPPHVNIDLLIVRPRAQASNTKVHREL; encoded by the coding sequence ATGACCGCCGCCGGTACCCCCATCGCCGTCGTCACCGGAGCGAGCAGCGGTATCGGCGCCGCCACGGCCAAGCAGCTCGCCGCCGCCGGATACCGCGTGGTCCTCACCGCCCGCCGCAAGGACCGCATCGAGGCACTGGCCGCCGAGATCGTCGAGGCCGGCCACCAGGCGACCGCCTACGCCCTCGACGTCACCGACCGCGAAGCCGTCCAGACCTTCGCGACCGCCTTCCGCACGATCGCCGTCCTCGTCAACAACGCGGGCGGCGCCCTCGGCGCGGACCCCGTCGCGACCGGCGACCCCGACGACTGGCGCCAGATGTACGAGGTCAACGTCATCGGCACCCTCAACGTCACCCAGGCTCTGCTCCCCGCCCTGACCGCCAGCGGCGACGGCACGGTCGTCGTCCTCTCCTCCACCGCCGGCCACTCCACCTACGAGGGCGGCGCCGGCTACGTCGCGGCCAAGAACGGCGCCCGCGTCCTCGCCGAGACCCTCCGCCTGGAGATCGTCGGCACCCCGGTCCGCGTCATCGAGATCGCCCCCGGCATGGTGAAGACCGACGAGTTCGCCACCACCCGCTTCCGCGGCGACACCGAGAAGGCCGCCAAGGTCTACGCGGGCGTGGCCGAACCCCTCACCGCCGACGACGTCGCCGACACCATCACCTGGGCCTGCACCCGCCCCCCGCACGTCAACATCGACCTCCTGATCGTCCGCCCCCGCGCCCAGGCCTCCAACACCAAGGTCCACCGCGAGCTGTGA
- a CDS encoding helix-turn-helix domain-containing protein yields MTASGPRRDTRGIVDAAELFAHVRFRRHVPATPELRPYVDNYWFIDWDLSEPYASHVVPHPSVNVVFQRYGEDSSGEVSGIGLDLFTKKLTGVGRVCGVKFRPGGFRPFAPARPVSAWTGRRVPLDEVFAGAGDASVAAVLTPETDHARVAALDAFLLAHGPEPDPQAVQAMALMELVRTDRTIRRVSELARTQGLSSRSLQRLFSQCVGVGPKWVILRHRIHDALERVESAESAGGAKAAKAQGALDWAGLAAELGYSDQAHLVRDFTATVGVPPTAYARRLSDP; encoded by the coding sequence ATGACTGCTTCCGGTCCGCGCCGTGACACCCGCGGCATCGTCGACGCCGCCGAGCTCTTCGCCCACGTCCGGTTCCGCCGCCACGTGCCGGCGACGCCGGAGCTGCGCCCCTACGTGGACAACTACTGGTTCATCGACTGGGACCTGTCCGAGCCGTACGCCTCCCATGTCGTCCCGCATCCCTCCGTGAACGTCGTCTTCCAGCGCTATGGGGAGGACTCCTCCGGAGAGGTCTCCGGGATCGGGCTCGACCTGTTCACGAAGAAGCTCACAGGCGTCGGCCGGGTCTGCGGAGTGAAGTTCCGTCCGGGCGGCTTCCGGCCCTTCGCCCCCGCGCGGCCGGTGTCGGCGTGGACGGGCCGGCGCGTCCCGCTCGACGAGGTGTTCGCGGGCGCGGGGGACGCCTCCGTGGCCGCCGTGCTCACCCCCGAGACCGACCACGCGCGCGTGGCGGCGCTCGACGCCTTCCTGCTGGCCCACGGCCCCGAGCCCGACCCGCAGGCCGTCCAGGCCATGGCGCTGATGGAGCTGGTCCGTACGGACCGTACGATCCGCCGCGTGTCCGAACTGGCCCGCACGCAGGGGCTGTCGAGCCGCTCCCTCCAGCGGCTGTTCTCCCAGTGCGTCGGGGTCGGCCCCAAGTGGGTCATCCTGCGCCACCGCATCCACGACGCCCTGGAGCGCGTCGAGTCCGCCGAGTCAGCCGGGGGCGCCAAGGCTGCCAAGGCGCAGGGCGCCCTGGACTGGGCCGGGCTCGCGGCCGAGCTCGGCTACAGCGATCAGGCCCATCTCGTACGGGACTTCACGGCGACGGTCGGGGTACCGCCGACCGCATACGCCCGCCGGTTGTCCGACCCCTGA
- a CDS encoding MarR family winged helix-turn-helix transcriptional regulator — protein MPQKNSARRDGLMTELYDEARRYMAAYALFNQAVADRLRLHPTDVQCLNLLALEPGPVTTGRIAELTGLTTGSATRLVDRLERAGYVTRERDAEDRRRVLVTAVPERMAELGAFWRRLNEAWGTMFDAYSDAEVALLIAHMRRTVELSADQVERLRTGELG, from the coding sequence ATGCCGCAGAAGAACTCCGCCCGGCGCGACGGTCTGATGACCGAGCTGTACGACGAGGCCCGCCGCTACATGGCCGCGTACGCGCTGTTCAACCAGGCCGTCGCCGACCGTCTGCGGCTCCACCCGACCGATGTGCAGTGCCTGAACCTGCTCGCCCTGGAGCCCGGCCCCGTCACCACCGGCCGGATCGCCGAGCTGACCGGGCTGACCACCGGCTCCGCGACCCGGCTCGTCGACCGGCTGGAGCGGGCCGGCTATGTCACGCGCGAGCGGGACGCCGAGGACCGGCGGCGCGTCCTCGTGACCGCGGTGCCGGAGCGGATGGCGGAGCTGGGCGCGTTCTGGCGGCGGCTCAACGAGGCCTGGGGCACGATGTTCGACGCGTACAGCGATGCCGAAGTCGCCCTGCTCATCGCCCATATGCGCCGGACCGTCGAGCTCAGCGCCGACCAGGTCGAGCGGCTGCGCACGGGCGAACTCGGCTGA
- a CDS encoding YnfA family protein, translated as MLIARSAALFVLAALFEIGGAWLVWQGVREHRGWIWIGAGVVALGLYGFVATLQPDADFGRILAAYGGVFVAGSLAWGMVADGYRPDRWDIAGALICLAGMAVIMYAPRTR; from the coding sequence ATGCTCATCGCCCGCTCCGCCGCTCTCTTCGTCCTCGCCGCCCTCTTCGAGATCGGCGGAGCCTGGCTCGTCTGGCAGGGCGTCCGCGAGCACCGCGGCTGGATCTGGATCGGCGCCGGAGTCGTCGCCCTCGGCCTCTACGGCTTCGTGGCCACCCTCCAGCCCGACGCCGACTTCGGCCGGATCCTCGCCGCCTACGGCGGAGTGTTCGTCGCGGGATCCCTCGCCTGGGGCATGGTCGCCGACGGATACCGACCCGACCGCTGGGACATCGCCGGAGCCCTGATCTGCCTCGCCGGCATGGCCGTGATCATGTACGCCCCACGCACCCGCTGA
- a CDS encoding Mut7-C RNAse domain-containing protein yields the protein MNGPEIQISFAPDLRLFVSAERRSGRTTVATDGVSTLGHVVESLGVPLTETGRLLVDGQPVKVSHIPAAGETVEVEGVERPQPVPGAPLRFLLDVHLGTLARRLRLLGVDAAYESEDIGDAALAALSAKERRVMLSRDRGLLRRRELWAGAYVYSDRPDDQLRDVLERFAPTLMPWTRCTACNGDLTDADKDSVRERLERGTEKTYDVFARCTECERVYWRGAHHARLEAIVTDALREFGGAAAR from the coding sequence GTGAACGGACCGGAGATCCAGATCAGCTTCGCCCCCGACCTGCGGCTCTTCGTCTCGGCGGAACGGCGCTCGGGGCGCACGACCGTGGCGACCGACGGCGTCTCGACGCTCGGCCATGTCGTGGAGTCGCTGGGCGTCCCGCTGACCGAGACCGGGCGGCTGCTGGTGGACGGGCAGCCCGTGAAGGTGTCCCACATCCCCGCGGCGGGCGAGACGGTCGAGGTCGAGGGCGTCGAGCGCCCCCAGCCGGTGCCGGGAGCCCCTCTCCGGTTCCTCCTCGACGTCCATCTGGGCACGCTGGCCCGGCGGCTGCGGCTGCTCGGGGTCGACGCGGCGTACGAGAGCGAGGACATCGGCGACGCCGCGCTGGCCGCGCTCTCGGCGAAGGAGCGGCGCGTGATGCTCTCCCGGGACCGCGGGCTGCTGCGCCGCCGGGAGCTGTGGGCCGGCGCCTATGTGTACAGCGACCGGCCCGACGACCAACTCCGTGACGTCCTGGAGCGCTTCGCGCCCACGCTGATGCCCTGGACCCGCTGCACCGCCTGCAACGGGGACCTCACCGACGCCGACAAGGACTCGGTGCGCGAGCGGCTGGAGCGCGGCACGGAGAAGACGTACGACGTCTTCGCGCGGTGCACGGAGTGCGAGCGGGTGTACTGGCGGGGTGCTCACCACGCCCGGCTGGAGGCGATCGTCACCGACGCGCTGCGCGAGTTCGGCGGCGCGGCCGCGCGGTGA
- a CDS encoding MerR family transcriptional regulator, whose product MAGEPMQIGEVAARTELSLRTIRQYEDSGLVVPSASSQGGFPLYTDADVDRLMVIRRMKPLGFTIDETRDLLTAVDRLATDHPGTDGELSPEERSTLIARVRHYERAAAERVAELRAQLSRAEEFAGSLRARLGEGVLA is encoded by the coding sequence ACGGAACTGTCCCTGCGGACCATCCGCCAGTACGAGGACAGCGGTCTGGTCGTCCCGTCGGCATCGTCCCAGGGCGGATTCCCGCTCTACACCGACGCCGACGTGGACCGGCTGATGGTGATCCGCCGGATGAAGCCGCTCGGCTTCACGATCGACGAGACCCGCGACCTCCTCACGGCGGTGGACCGCCTCGCCACGGACCACCCGGGCACGGACGGCGAGCTCTCCCCCGAGGAGCGCTCCACCCTGATCGCACGCGTACGCCACTACGAACGAGCCGCTGCCGAACGCGTCGCCGAACTGCGCGCCCAACTCTCCCGCGCGGAGGAATTCGCGGGCTCCTTGCGGGCACGCCTGGGTGAGGGCGTCCTGGCGTAG
- a CDS encoding TetR/AcrR family transcriptional regulator, with protein sequence MKTARRSDATRAAILEAARERFASDGYERATIRAIARDAGIDPSMVMRYYGNKEGLFAAASEIELDLPELGALPARHIGAVLVTHFLDRWERDDVLTGLLRVGVTNAAGAERMQAIFAAQLGPVALGVCPDPAEAPRRAALVASQILGMALARYVLRLPPAVAMSREEVVAWLGPTVQRYLTAPEP encoded by the coding sequence ATGAAGACCGCCCGCCGCTCCGACGCTACCCGCGCCGCGATCCTCGAAGCCGCCCGCGAGCGATTCGCCTCCGACGGCTACGAGCGCGCCACCATCCGGGCCATCGCCCGCGACGCCGGAATCGATCCGTCGATGGTGATGCGCTACTACGGCAACAAGGAGGGCCTGTTCGCCGCCGCGTCCGAGATCGAACTGGACCTTCCCGAACTCGGCGCCCTGCCCGCCCGCCACATCGGCGCGGTCCTGGTCACGCACTTCCTCGACCGCTGGGAGCGCGACGACGTCCTGACCGGCCTTCTGCGGGTCGGCGTCACCAACGCCGCGGGCGCCGAGCGGATGCAGGCGATCTTCGCCGCGCAGCTCGGCCCCGTCGCCCTCGGCGTCTGCCCCGACCCCGCCGAGGCGCCGCGCCGCGCCGCGCTCGTCGCCTCGCAGATCCTCGGCATGGCGCTCGCCCGCTATGTGCTGCGACTGCCGCCCGCGGTCGCGATGTCCCGCGAGGAGGTCGTCGCCTGGCTGGGGCCGACCGTCCAGCGCTACCTGACGGCCCCGGAGCCGTAG
- a CDS encoding GNAT family N-acetyltransferase, protein MKIIDLEPGDPRLEGDLLPVLRELRPHLTPQLFRDIHRHGHPQGLRFSAAYAEDGTCVGVAGWRIIDNTSAIRKLYVDDLVTAETARSTGVGHALLAYLEQHGRETGCHELNLDSGTHRTGAHRFYLRERLDIVAFHFTKPLTADGSDSSDSSDSSDG, encoded by the coding sequence ATGAAGATCATCGACCTCGAGCCCGGTGACCCCCGCCTGGAGGGGGACCTGCTCCCCGTCCTGCGCGAGCTGCGCCCGCACCTCACGCCGCAGCTCTTCCGCGACATCCACCGCCACGGCCATCCCCAGGGCCTGCGCTTCAGCGCCGCCTACGCCGAGGACGGCACCTGCGTGGGCGTCGCCGGCTGGCGGATCATCGACAACACCAGCGCGATCCGCAAGCTCTACGTCGACGACCTCGTCACCGCCGAGACCGCCCGCTCCACCGGCGTCGGCCACGCGCTCCTGGCCTACCTGGAGCAGCACGGGCGGGAGACCGGCTGCCACGAGCTCAACCTGGACTCCGGTACCCATCGCACCGGAGCCCACCGCTTCTACCTGCGCGAGCGCCTCGACATCGTCGCCTTCCACTTCACCAAGCCGCTGACCGCAGACGGCTCGGACAGCTCGGACAGCTCGGACAGCTCGGACGGCTAG
- a CDS encoding NAD(P)H-binding protein, translating to MTVLVTGSRGRVGSTLLGLLHSAGIKARAASKDPTDLSPPGGIDTVRCDLADPADFEAALDGVDSVFLYAEPSHIDAFVAQARAAGVQHVVLLSSSSVLAPDAAENPIAASHLAVERALAAAADDGAFEATHLQPGAFASNALQWSWAIRSARAVELPYPGSHGDPIHEKDVAEAAFAVLTAPRLRGSSYLLTGPESLDFTEQLAILAEVTGRATSCAAVTPEQWKASVAASIPESFADALLSYWASHDDRPVPLTRTVEELTGHPARTFAAWATDHADAFRP from the coding sequence ATGACCGTTCTCGTCACCGGAAGCCGCGGCCGCGTGGGCTCCACCCTCCTCGGGCTGCTCCACAGCGCGGGCATCAAGGCCAGGGCGGCCTCCAAGGACCCCACGGACCTCTCCCCACCAGGCGGCATCGACACCGTCCGCTGCGATCTCGCCGATCCGGCGGACTTCGAGGCCGCGCTCGACGGCGTCGACTCCGTCTTCCTGTACGCCGAGCCCTCGCACATCGACGCCTTCGTCGCGCAGGCCCGGGCGGCCGGCGTCCAGCACGTCGTCCTGCTCTCCTCCAGCTCCGTCCTCGCCCCCGACGCCGCGGAGAATCCGATCGCCGCCTCCCACCTGGCCGTCGAGCGCGCCCTGGCGGCCGCGGCGGACGACGGAGCCTTCGAGGCGACCCATCTCCAGCCGGGCGCCTTCGCGAGCAACGCCCTGCAGTGGTCCTGGGCGATCCGGTCCGCGCGCGCGGTGGAGCTCCCGTACCCCGGGTCCCACGGCGACCCGATCCACGAGAAGGACGTCGCCGAGGCCGCCTTCGCGGTCCTCACCGCGCCGCGGCTGCGCGGCTCCTCGTATCTGCTGACCGGCCCCGAGTCGCTCGACTTCACCGAGCAGCTGGCGATACTCGCGGAGGTGACGGGCCGTGCGACGAGCTGCGCCGCCGTCACCCCCGAGCAGTGGAAGGCCTCGGTCGCCGCCTCCATACCGGAGTCCTTCGCCGACGCCCTGCTCTCCTACTGGGCCTCGCACGACGACCGGCCGGTCCCCCTGACCCGGACCGTCGAGGAGCTGACCGGGCACCCGGCCCGCACCTTCGCCGCGTGGGCCACCGACCATGCGGACGCCTTCCGCCCGTAG